GTCTCATGACCGTGGCCCCGCTGGCGGGCTCCTACGCGGGGCGCGAACAGGCGGCCTTCGAGCGGCTGATGGAATTGTCATCCGGCCTGCGCGCCGACCATCCGGCTGCCACGATGGTGTCGGCCGGAATGAGCGCGGACTTGGAACAGGCCGTGGCGGCCGGTGCGACACATGTGCGCGTCGGCACTGCGGTACTCGGCGCGAGACCCCGGCTCGGGTAACGTCGCGAAGAAAGTCGGACCACAGCAGAAAATATGGTCATTTCCGCCGATGAGCGGACAGGCCACGTGGATCGCGGGCAGTTGGTGACAATACCGACGAAGCCTTCGCTGGCACAGCGGCACCTGCGACAGGGCGATCCACCACAGAGCGGAGGACTCGGAGAATGGCCGGCGCGATGCGCAAGATGGCGGTCTACCTCGGCCTCGTGGAGGACGACCGGTACGACAATCCGGGGTACGACCCCGATGACGAGTTCGAGCCCGAGCCGGAGCCGGAGCGGGATCGCCGGCGTCAGCCACCCGCGCACCAAACGCCCGTAACGGACGAACCGGTACGGGCGGTACAGCCTCCGGCGCAACGGGAACCCACCCCGGCACCAGTGGAAAACGGACGTCCGGCGCGAATCGCACCCGTGGCATCCATCACACCTGACCGCACCAGCATGGAGAAGAACGCCCCCGTGATCATGCCCAAGGTCGTCTCCGAGCGGGAGCCGTACCGCATCACGACGCTGCACCCGCGGACGTACAACGAGGCCCGTACCATCGGGGAACACTTCCGTGAGGGCACTCCGGTGATCATGAATCTCACGGAGATGGACGACACCGACGCGAAGCGTCTGGTCGACTTCGCCGCCGGCCTCGTGTTCGGTCTGCACGGCAGCATTGAACGCGTGACACAGAAGGTGTTCCTGCTGTCGCCTGCTAACGTCGATGTCACGGCGGAGGACAAGGCCCGCATCGCGGAGGGCGGGTTCTTCAACCAAAGCTAGACCGATCCGTCAGACACGGGGCCGGGAACAGAGCGGGAGCAGGGGAGAGGGAAGCGCGGGATGGGCGTCGCACTGCAGGTGGTCTACATCGCGCTGATGTGCTTCCTTATCGTGCTGATCTTCCGACTGGTCATGGACTACGTGTTCCAGTTCGCACGCTCATGGACACCCGGCAAGGCGATGGTGGTCGTTCTTGAGGCCACCTACACTGTCACCGATCCACCGCTCAAGCTTCTCCGGCGTTTCATCCCGCCGTTGCGTC
This Streptomyces sp. NBC_00539 DNA region includes the following protein-coding sequences:
- a CDS encoding YggT family protein, whose protein sequence is MGVALQVVYIALMCFLIVLIFRLVMDYVFQFARSWTPGKAMVVVLEATYTVTDPPLKLLRRFIPPLRLGGVALDLSFFVLMIIVYILISFVSTAARSV
- a CDS encoding cell division protein SepF; the protein is MAGAMRKMAVYLGLVEDDRYDNPGYDPDDEFEPEPEPERDRRRQPPAHQTPVTDEPVRAVQPPAQREPTPAPVENGRPARIAPVASITPDRTSMEKNAPVIMPKVVSEREPYRITTLHPRTYNEARTIGEHFREGTPVIMNLTEMDDTDAKRLVDFAAGLVFGLHGSIERVTQKVFLLSPANVDVTAEDKARIAEGGFFNQS